The following is a genomic window from Rutidosis leptorrhynchoides isolate AG116_Rl617_1_P2 chromosome 8, CSIRO_AGI_Rlap_v1, whole genome shotgun sequence.
catccaatcatctaTCCTAATACACTAGTATcacctagagactccaaaaatggtcacaaagtcggaccaaacctgaacacattcgtttttatattttaattccatgaaaacaccattttaatcataacttaagttccgggaatcgaaataacatgaattcggagtctaaaatcaatgttttGATGAgatgaactcatctaaacactttaatttaaaaAAAGCATCAGTTTAGTGTACTGAAATGGTCGATTAGTCTGCTGTCCACAATCAATGAAACCGAAAACATGTAAtatcgagtaattctatgcatacaatcattaatccaacaatccacaagtactatactatcataataatcatcaaaaacagaaaaattaaataaaatcaaaaagctagggttagggtttatatcaataatcaagtgatatgaacgcgtagaggagaacgagagcaaTCCGATTATGTGTAAAGCCCTAAGATCCAAGCAAGAATTTtaattgatgatgataatgatgttggTGGTAAGTGATGGCTCAAAAAAAAAAGGGAGGATGAGAGAAAAGACGACTTACTTGATTTAGGTTTAGAATAGAATGAGAAATAAAATGAAAAGCAAAATTGAAAAAAAATGAATATGGGACAAGGGGGTGGTTTTGGCCAAATTTTTGAGAGGGGTGGGCCCCTCATGGCCCACTTTGTCCGAATGGAAGAATACTTGTGGCCCGATcccccgaacgaagcccgaaacgcgaaaacgctactacgcgattaattattcggagagataacatatatgcaaaaaataaaatatataaacactatatataatcatatgacatcaaaatatcatatttaaaataaattggatttaaaaatcccaaaagtatgatcgttggtttgaaaaccgaaaagattcgtcggatagaaatccgcgacacgtagaaacgtataacttaaaatatgaatacaattattcatttagcacataatattaaatatattattacaaaattaataatataggtcatagaaatgatgtgacacgaataacagttaacggtcgttaaataattaacggtaaaagataacggaaaaagtagggtcgttacaagtcTGCTTTTATTAAAGGTAGATAGATTTTGGAGGGTCCGTTGATTATTAGTGAATTAATGAGTTGGTATAAAAAGAAAAAGCAGAATTTAATGATTTTCAAAGTTGATTTCGAAAAGGCATACGATACCGTCAGCTGGGAATTTTTGGATTTCATGCTTGCCACGTTGGGTTTTAGTGACATATGGCGTGGTCGGATTGGAATGTGCCTCAATTCAGCCCACTCCTCGGTTATCGTTAATGGTAGTCCTACGGGTGAATTTCGTCTCTTTCGGGGTCTTCGTCAGGGGGATCCGTTGAGctcgtatttatttattttgatcatggaAGGTTTACACTTGTGTTCGAAAGAGAAAGTGGAATCGGGTGAGATCTCGGGTGTTTCTTTAGGCGATTCAGGTGTTAAACTGTCTCACTTATTCTATGTGGATGACGTAGTTATCGTGTCGGATTGGAATAGAGATAGTTTGTTGAATTCTCTGCAAGTTTTAAATGACTTTCACCGTTTTTCGGGGTTAAAAATTAATGTAGTGAAGTCACATCTCTTTGGATTGGGTGTGCAAGACGCGATCATTGATAATTACGTGAATGAATTGGGATGCTCAAAAGGTACATTTCCTTTCACTTATTTGGGATTACCTATGGGGTAAATATGAAAAAAATAGTATCTTGGAATACACTTCGTGACCGTTTTATGAAGAAACTATCGGGTTGGAAAGCGAACTTACTTTCCATAGGAGGTCGGCTAACTCTTGTAAAGGCGGTATTGGGGAGCTTAGGCATTTATTACTTGTCGTTATTTAAATGCCCCGTGCTTGTTATCAATGATTTAGAAAGTTTGAGGTCGAGTTTCTTTTGGGGTAGTACACCCGAAACAAAGAAAATGCATTAGATTCGATGGGAGTTAGCCTTAGCTTCACGGGAAAAAGGTGGTCTTGACATCGGGAGTCTTCGATCGTTCAATCTCAGTCAATTATTCAAGTGGATTTGGCGTTTTGCATCATCACCGAATGACTTGTGGGTACGTGTTATAAAATCAATACATGGATCATCAGGTGGTTTAAATACtacactagtttttttttttttttttaacggccaaaaaatttataaaaataaaacgcTCCCTAGCAAGGCGCTAAGGGAGAAAATACAAAGGCGTAGAAAGCCATGAGTTCCAATTAGAAACTAAATGACCTCTATTTTTTATCCAGCGAAAAGAAAATAATCTAATACCTTCTGCTAATGGTGTATGGCTTTCAATCGTAGATGCATTTTATAAAGCTAAATCAACTTCTCTTATACCTTCTGATGTACTTCGCATTAACGTGGGTAGCGGCACTAGTATTCGGTTTTGGAAGGATAATTGGCTAGGAGACGGTGCATTGAAAGATCAATATGGGAGATTATTTCGGTTGGAGTTGGATGAAAATTGTTTGTTAGCAGATAGACTCGTTAACGGTTCGTGGAATTGGATGTAGAGTCGCAATTACATAGGCGCAACAAACGAGTCGAATCTACAACTTTTAGTTTTAAAACTTGGGAATACGATTCTGGGTAACGGTCCAGACACATGGGTTTGGTCACTGTCCGATGATGATGGGTACTCGGTCAGTAAAACGAGATCGTTCATTGATGATCAAGTGCTTCCTTCATCCGACATTTTTACTATGTGGTTCAAACAGATTCCtcggaaaattaatatttttatttggagGCTAGCGTTAGATAGACTTCCCACTCGGCTTAACTATCGCGTCGTGGCATCGAAATTGAGTCGATTGAGTGTGTATCTTGTAGCTATCGTATCAAATCGGTGCATCACATAATGTTCGAATGCGAGATTGATACCGACTTATGGAGAAAAGTGCGTGTTTGGGTGGATGTCTCTTTACCCCGTTTCACAGAATGGACTGATTGGATAGCATGGTTCGAAGATTGGCGGGAATCCCAAGATAGGAAGACGAGATTGTACATCATTGTGGCTTCTTTGGTTTGGCACATTTGGAAGTTCCGAAATAGTCGTCTTTTTCATCCAAGCCCGTTGAAACGTTGTATTTTATTTGATTTTATTTGTCTTTTTTCTTTTAATTGGTATAGGAATAGAGGCAAAGGaattgtaaattggaatgattggcGCCTAAAGCCGTTGTAATTTGGTTCCCGGGCTTTCCCTAGCTCCTTGCTAGTGTAGCCTTTTGGGTTTTTATAAATTTGGAAgttctaaaaaaaataataattaataataataataataataataataataataataataataataataataataataataataataataataataataataataataataataataataataaataattcatttaaaataattGATAGAAAAAATTACGCCATTGGTACCCATGGTTTGTACACTTTTACATGACAAGACATAAACGTTTTTCTTTTTGCATGCTTGATACCTATGTTTTGCTTATTATACGTAAAATGACAAAATTACCCTCACATGTGTTGCACATGTGAGGTGTTGATATCAAACAAGTAAAATAAGCAAAACCCATGTACCAACCATGAAAAAAAAGTTTAGGTTTTGTTATGCAAAAGTGTACAAACCACAAGTACCAATGGCGTAATTGTTTCGGAAAATTAATTAACAAATATTTGAGCTAGCTAATCCTGGCTTGAAAGTCTTTTTCTCGAGAATACAAATAAACACattgaatgtacaaattaaatgcaCAATTTTGAAGCATTTAATCAAGAGACTTAGAGACACAAATACAACCTAAGACCATTTGTAATGGTTGTGGCGTTTCTTTGTCGTGTTTCCTGTTTTTTACACTTTTTTTTATGAGTAGGACATGTTTCTTTTTTAGGTGGAGTAGTGATGGTGTTTCTTTTTGATTTTGGTTGATTTtggttaggagtattgtgatgatgtattaaaatataattgggttaagaattaaaatggaataaaaataatatttaaaagataaataaaACAAGAAACACCATATTCTTCTCCCGTCACTTTCCAACTGACGCCAAAGAAACACCACAagtgtagggatggcaatggccacccgatctggcggatatccacccgatccacccgctaCGTAATGGATATGgacgaacctaaatggatatggatacggatatggatgaacctaaatggatatggatatggacatggatgaaaagtttcatccatggatatatccattatcacccgaaatacatatacaaatacataaatatagatatatgtttacatatttactattacaagttcatttaccgttagatttatattttgctttcaaccttataatgaaataactataatatattataataaaacacgcatatctaataaaataaacttaaaaatttcatatttaatttttcataatctatgtgttatagtaaaatttaaaaaattttgttatatcttcgataaagattacacattcttatatgtagattttaaatatgtcatgttatatttatttctgctatactacatttttattttaatcgcctattagaaaatatcataacatttttttaatatccattggatatccattaacccggttaatccactggatatggatatgaatggatgacctgaaactaaacggatatgaatatggatatggatatggatgaacaaaaactaaatggatatggatgtggatacggcatcacccgctccatatccgatccattgccatccctacacaAGTGATACCCTGTTACGCCGGATTTCGGCGTTTCTTCTCCGTCACATCACCAAGTGACGCCGTCACTTGGTACTGTTGCAAATAGTCTAAATATAGTTCTGAATGTGAAACTCTGGGCTCAAAATCAATTTGGTGAGTCATACTCTAAAACTTATTATCGTACGTATAAAATATTTTATATACTGTACTATTTGGTAAAAACCACTTCAATTGAGATAAACGTCAACCATGCATTGATGCAGCCAGCTACACCATAACTGTGTTTATGATAGACGAGACCTATGTTTGAGCCGGTTGTGGGTCACAAGGCAAATTGGTTCGATAAAATGATTATAACATTTTGATGGTTAAAATATGTAAAGGGAGAAGAAACATGACATTTGCATAATGAAAGGAGCCCATAAGTATTTTGGTGACCAATATCGTTGAGGAGAGGAAAGTGTCCTTAATGAAACACTTTTTCCTGTGACGTAGGAATCACTTAACATGGCATGTCAAACCCCAAAGTTTAGAGTACCTAAGAGAATAATAATACAACTCGTAGCTACATAATAATTAATGAACCCAAATAAGAAAAACATGTCATTTTCGATTTTTCACCAAATGTGCTTTGATACTATATTTTTGGAATCCGTTGAAAATTCAATCATCAATGATTTTTATTACATTCTCTTTTATGAGTtggcttttataaaataaaataaataaattgttTTTTTTAACATCTATACAATGCACGACTCAAAAAACTCACACATACTCAAAGGGAAGCGGTGATTTTGAAGAGAAGAGGTGATCCGAGAGGGAAGGAAAGTGAAGTGATGATCTAAAAATTGAAAAGACATTCTCGTTATTCAATTTTTATGATTGGTCAGAACTTTGAAAGTCAGTATCTATCATGATAAATATTTACTTATCATGATAAATGTTATCAACACTACAGGAAAAACGATCTTCCTTGACGACACTTGGGGACGATTTTTCGTCCCAGAAAGTATTCCCGGACGAAATATTAATATATTTCATAATGCATgtcataatataatatattaactttttGCACCTAGAAATCATGACGAAATATATAACTCATCatatatgattaataaatttaaataaagATAACGTAAGTTAATATTACTCATGATCAATATTGTAACAACCAAATGTTATACAGAACTATATAAGATGTAATAATGTTCTATTATGTTATCGACACACGTTAATTAATCGTATTGAACATTTTGAATCACTACACCAGGGAGTCAATATTGAACATTTTTAAAAACAAAACCTGTTTTTAATTCCTTGTTATAACTCACCATAATAAATACCCATAACTTTAGCTTTCTATTTTTACATTTTTACCAAATCCGAAACAACCCAAACGCGTTAAATGGTTCCTATAAGTTTTACAACATTCCGTCTAGCTTCACTATACCCTCAATAATATGTTCAAATGCCCATAACCAAAAAACCACCTCAAACAAAGATTAAAATATAAGTCGAAACACTAGAGTTGACAATCAACCTGCAGTTTTTGAATTTGAAGTTACAAAACATAAAACATTTGGAGTTTGTCAAAGGTAATTCTTATTTATCATATCGTTCATTGAATAGTTTTGCTTTTGGTTGATTTTAATAAATAGATTAAAGTATGTTTATGTTATGTTCTAAAATGAAATGAAATGGGTATATACATTAATGCTACGTACGTTACTAATTACTTTCCTCTAAACCAAACAGATTTTGCATGTTCTGAAACTGAAACAATCTGTTTTTTGAACAGGACTATGAAACAATCAAGATTATTTCTTCTATTGCTTATAATCTGGGTGGTGCTTAAGGAATCACGGTCAGATCTCCCGGGCACATGGGAACTACTTGTCTCCAATGCCCGGATCGCTTCCATGCACACAGCGGTCACTCGTTTCAGTACAGTTGTCCTTCTTGATCGCACTGACCTTAGCCCAACCGAAGAGCGCAATGACCGATACCATTGTCGAAAACACACACTAGACGACCCGAGTGCTACACAAGACTGCTATGCTTACTCGGTCCTGTACGATCTTAGTAACAATTACTTGTTACCGTTAATGGTTGTTACCGACACATGGTGTTCGTCTGGACAATTTCTTCCAGATGGGACCCTCTTACAAACCGGAGGTGATAACGACGGTTTCAAGAAGATACGTAGGTTTAAACCTTGTGAAAATCGGCTTTGTGATTGGGAAGAACTTGAAAATATTGAGTTAGCTGAAGGTAGATGGTATTCTAGTAATCAGATACTACCTAACGGATCCGTTATTATTGTTGGTGGTCGTGATGCGGTTGGCGTCGAACTTTTTCCTCAACAAAATGGTCCGAGGGTTGTGAATTTTCCGTTTCTTGAAGAAGCGAAAGATGACCAAGTGGATAATCTTTACCCTTATGTTCATCTTCTACCAAATGGTCACTTATTTGTGTTTGCTAATAACAAGTCTGTATTATATGACTATACAAATAATGTTGTATTGAAAAGGTACCCGGAATTAGAAGGCGGCCCACGTAATTACCCGTCTGCAGGGTCATCAGTTATACTTGCGTTAACGAGGGATTATTCATCTGCAACGATTGTTGTTTGTGGGGGAGCAGAGTACAGAGCTTTTAAAGAGAACAAAACGGGGGCTCCGGCTCAAAAAAGTTGCGGTCGAATTGAGGCAACCGCAAAAGATCCGGTTTGGGAAATGGAGGACATGCCGTTTGGTCGGATAatgggcgatatggtgatgcttccAACGGGTGATGTTTTGATCGTAAACGGCGCACAAGCCGGTAGTCAAGGGTTTGAAATGGCGTCTAAACCATGTTTGAATCCGGTCTTGTATAAACCTAATGAACCATTACGCTTGCGTTTTGTGACGCAAAACCCTGGTTCAGTGCCGAGAATGTATCATTCTACGGCTAATTTGCTTCCCGATGGCAGGGTTTTGCTCGCGGGAAGCAACCCACATTCTTATTACAACTTTAGTACTGAGTTCCCTACCGAATTAAAAATCGAAGCATTTTCACCCGAGTATTTGTCTCCCGAGAAAAAGATTATGAGGCCAACAATTATTGGGTTGCCGGAAAAGATACATTATGGAGGTCGTTTCGATATACTAGTGATGTCTGGGTTCCCTATGGCGGTTGTACCAGAAGTAAACATTGCGAGTGCGCCTTTCGCGACACATTCGTTTTCACAGGGTCAGAGACTAGTGAAATTGATGGTGTCAAGTGCGATATCGGGTTTTTTGGGTGAATATAGATTCGAATGTAAGGCACCACCCAACGGAAAGGTAGCACCACCCGGGTATTATATGTTGTTCGTCGTAAACATGGGTGTACCTAGTGTCGCAAGATGGGTGCAGTTGGCTTGATTTCAGTTTATAAAAACTGGTGTTTAAATTGGATTAAAGATTTATTCTTGTAATTGAAATTTATTCTTACTATATTTACTTCGTTTGTAAAGCAACAGTTATGTGTGGCATAACTAATTGATCATGTTTGATATATATTCGAATTGAATTAAAGCTTTGTTATTTTCATTTAGCAAAACAGAAGACTTGTTAAAATGTATGAGCTCTCTAGCTAGATGATTCAAATGTATTGTGCAGACTTTGTTTAAAATAGTCTATTAAACAGAAATAGGAGTTTAAAAAAAAAGGTTCTCTCTCAATTTAAACTCATTTAAAGCAATAGGTATTTGTAACTCAAGCTATTAAGGTAACTCAAGCTATTAAGGAGGAGTAATGATAAATTGGACCACTTTTCATTCCATTTGAAACACCCAATTATAGTACTAACCTCTCTATTAAAGCCCATTTTATACGcttgcaacaacaatcagaaagcaGTTGATATAGCTAGTCTGCAAATTTAGATCAAGATTTAAAACGGCAGCTAATATTGGCTTTCTTCCTTGAAATAAAATCTCCAAATTCCAAAACTTATGTTTGGGTGTAAATGATGATATTAGGAAACCTTTGATTAAAAGGTGTATTTTTACTGATATTTGGAAACTAATTAATAATGTATATGAATATGATTAGgtgatatatattttaataaataaatattttatttaaagtttaaaagttacGTATCACTAATATACTTTTATTTCTGTTTGTTTTGATGTAGATTATATTAAAATACTAGTATAGGTTATAAACTTAttgtttatttatcattattaacatatataaaATTTTGACCAGATAAACTTTTGTCAAGCTAATTACGCCTGATGAGTTGGCGCATAAATGATATCTTGGTAAAATTTTATTGGttgagaagaaagttagtaagattatatactccgtataattttGTGTAATTTCGTTGAGAACACTTATAATGAGACGTATGATAATGATTGATGATCCATACACAAGCAACttttagccgtacaccaccaaATCTGTTTTTAATGCAACTGATCAATCCTAAATTATATGCTAAGATCTAATTTAGGAGTTGAAtgcaatgaggggtggatggtgctgttgataatgtttttgggaccttatgatcgtctttcacttagattcaagtgatccatcaccatgtcccggtcttgatcGAATTACCTTGGTTTGATTATGATTAAGGCTTGGGCGTGTTCACAAGCGAACCATAAAaacatttgt
Proteins encoded in this region:
- the LOC139861108 gene encoding aldehyde oxidase GLOX-like gives rise to the protein MKQSRLFLLLLIIWVVLKESRSDLPGTWELLVSNARIASMHTAVTRFSTVVLLDRTDLSPTEERNDRYHCRKHTLDDPSATQDCYAYSVLYDLSNNYLLPLMVVTDTWCSSGQFLPDGTLLQTGGDNDGFKKIRRFKPCENRLCDWEELENIELAEGRWYSSNQILPNGSVIIVGGRDAVGVELFPQQNGPRVVNFPFLEEAKDDQVDNLYPYVHLLPNGHLFVFANNKSVLYDYTNNVVLKRYPELEGGPRNYPSAGSSVILALTRDYSSATIVVCGGAEYRAFKENKTGAPAQKSCGRIEATAKDPVWEMEDMPFGRIMGDMVMLPTGDVLIVNGAQAGSQGFEMASKPCLNPVLYKPNEPLRLRFVTQNPGSVPRMYHSTANLLPDGRVLLAGSNPHSYYNFSTEFPTELKIEAFSPEYLSPEKKIMRPTIIGLPEKIHYGGRFDILVMSGFPMAVVPEVNIASAPFATHSFSQGQRLVKLMVSSAISGFLGEYRFECKAPPNGKVAPPGYYMLFVVNMGVPSVARWVQLA